A genome region from Camelina sativa cultivar DH55 chromosome 10, Cs, whole genome shotgun sequence includes the following:
- the LOC104717319 gene encoding protein LOW PSII ACCUMULATION 1, chloroplastic produces the protein MATLVSSQTYIYHCCMSKRAFYQAKESYSPCRFSRHHNHRERLDLYPKTPRLTITKKHQPLSFNTVCFAADEPSEISADARIRSEVLSPFRSVRMFFYLAFIASGSLGGLIATSRLIGALANPARSGEVLEIIKGLGIDFGAASLFAFLYFRENKTKNAQMVRLSREENLAKLKMRVEENNKVISVGDLRGVARLVICSGPAEFIEEAFNRSKEFTQGLVERGVVVVAYSTDGNTPVLDFDENDIADEETSKRRKRLWRVTPVFVPEWEKWLAEQKKLANVSSDSPVYLSLRLDGRVRASGVGYPPWQAFVAQLPPVKGIWTGLLDGMDGRV, from the exons ATGGCTACTCTGGTCTCGTCTCAGACTTACATCTACCATTGTTGTATGAGTAAACGAGCTTTTTACCAGGCAAAAGAATCATACTCTCCTTGTAGATTTTCCCGTCATCATAATCATAGGGAAAGACTTGATTTGTATCCTAAGACGCCTAGATTGACAATAACTAAAAAGCATCAACCTTTGTCTTTCAACACCGTGTGTTTTGCTGCAGACGAGCCTTCCGAAATCAG TGCTGATGCTAGAATCCGTAGTGAGGTTCTGTCTCCGTTCAGATCAGTCCGTATGTTCTTCTACCTTGCCTTCATAGCTAGTGGGTCACTAGGAGGACTAATAGCCACTTCTAGGCTCATTGGTGCCCTTGCAAATCCGGCTAGATCAGGCGAAGTTCTGGAGATCATAAAAGGTTTGGGAATTGACTTTGGTGCAGCTTCTCTCTTTGCCTTCCTCTACTTCCGCGAAAACAAGACCAAGAATGCACAAATGGTTAGGCTCTCGAGAGAAGAGAATCTTGCAAAACTCAAAATGAGGGTCGAAGAGAACAATAAAGTTATCTCGGTAGGAGATCTGAGAGGGGTTGCTAGGCTTGTCATCTGCTCTGGTCCTGCAGAGTTTATCGAAGAAGCTTTTAATAGAAGTAAAGAGTTTACACAAGGGCTTGTGGAGAGAGGTGTGGTTGTGGTAGCTTATTCTACGGATGGGAATACGCCGGTTTTGGACTTTGATGAGAATGACATTGCGGATGAGGAAACGagcaagagaaggaagagattgTGGCGTGTGACTCCGGTTTTTGTCCCAGAATGGGAAAA GTGGTTAGCTGAGCAAAAGAAGCTTGCTAATGTATCTTCAGACTCTCCAGT GTATTTGTCTCTGCGTTTGGACGGGCGTGTAAGGGCAAGTGGAGTGGGTTATCCTCCATGGCAAGCCTTTGTTGCACAGCTTCCTCCGGTTAAGGGAATCTGGACCGGTCTTCTTGATGGTATGGATGGTAGAGTGTAA
- the LOC104717320 gene encoding glutaredoxin-C5, chloroplastic, with protein MAVTAFNTLKLASSSLDPIPSISYSSSSYSFSCVSVGSPFKRCLKQTCSVRAMSSSSSSSSSSSSAASSSSSFGSRMEENIKKTVTENTVVVYSKTWCSYCSEVKTLFKRLGVQPLVIELDQLGPQGPQLQKVLERLTGQHTVPNVFVGGKHVGGCTDTVKLYRKGDLELMLAEGKNGQT; from the exons ATGGCTGTCACAGCATTCAACACATTGAAACTTGCATCGTCGTCTTTAGATCCGATTCCTTCAATCTcttattcatcttcttcttattctttctctTGTGTATCTGTCGGATCTCCTTTCAAGAGATGTCTAAAACAGACTTGTTCTGTTCGagccatgtcttcttcttcttcttcttcttcgtcgtcgtcttcggctgcttcgtcttcttcttcgtttggaTCGAGAATGGAGGAGAACATTAAGAAAACAGTGACTGAGAACACTGTTGTTGTTTACTCCAAAACTTGGTGCTC ATACTGTTCTGAAGTGAAGACATTGTTCAAGAGACTTGGGGTTCAGCCACTGGTTATTGAATTGGATCAACTTG GTCCACAAGGGCCACAACTGCAAAAGGTACTGGAAAGACTTACTGGGCAACACACTGTTCCTAATGTTTTTGTTG GAGGCAAGCACGTTGGTGGTTGCACAG ATACAGTGAAGCTTTACAGGAAAGGAGATCTGGAACTGATGTTAGCTGAAGGTAAAAACGGTCAGACCTGA
- the LOC104717321 gene encoding probable indole-3-pyruvate monooxygenase YUCCA8 has product MESMFRLTDHDHQDSTPNRCIWVNGPVIVGAGPSGLATAACLREQNVPFVVLERADCIASLWQKRTYDRLKLHLPKQFCQLPKMPFPEDFPEYPTKRQFIDYLESYATRFEINPKFNECVQTARFDETSGLWRVKTVSNTEWTRTEVEYICRWLVVATGENAERVMPEIEGLSEFSGEVIHACDYKSGEKFAGKKVLVVGCGNSGMEVSLDLANHFAKPSMVVRSSLHVMPREVMGKSTFELAMKMLRWLPLWLVDKILLVLSWMVLGNIEKYGLKRPEMGPMELKSVKGKTPVLDIGAMEKIKSGKIDVVPGIKRFNGNQVELVNGEQLDVDSVVLATGYRSNVPYWLQECEFFAKNGFPKTVSDNNGWKGRTGLYAVGFTKKGLSGASMDAVRIAQDIGSVWKLETKQPTKRSTASHRRCISQQF; this is encoded by the coding sequence atggAGAGTATGTTTCGTTTGACGGATCATGATCATCAAGATTCAACACCTAACCGGTGTATTTGGGTCAATGGACCAGTCATCGTCGGAGCAGGACCGTCGGGTTTAGCCACAGCGGCTTGTTTACGTGAACAAAACGTTCCTTTCGTTGTTCTCGAGAGAGCAGACTGTATTGCTTCTCTATGGCAAAAACGTACTTACGATCGTCTCAAGCTTCACCTTCCCAAGCAGTTTTGTCAATTACCGAAAATGCCCTTCCCGGAGGACTTCCCTGAGTACCCGACGAAGCGTCAGTTCATCGACTACCTTGAGTCCTACGCAACCCGGTTCGAGATCAACCCTAAGTTCAACGAGTGTGTGCAGACCGCTCGGTTCGATGAGACCAGTGGGTTGTGGCGAGTCAAGACCGTGTCGAACACCGAGTGGACTCGGACGGAGGTCGAGTATATTTGCCGGTGGCTCGTGGTGGCCACGGGAGAGAATGCGGAGAGAGTGATGCCCGAGATTGAGGGACTTTCCGAGTTTTCCGGCGAGGTGATTCACGCTTGTGACTACAAGTCCGGCGAGAAGTTCGCCGGGAAAAAAGTTCTGGTCGTCGGTTGTGGAAACTCCGGCATGGAAGTGTCTCTTGACCTCGCAAACCATTTCGCTAAGCCTTCCATGGTCGTGAGAAGCTCCCTTCACGTGATGCCGAGGGAAGTAATGGGTAAATCCACGTTCGAGCTTGCAATGAAGATGTTAAGATGGCTTCCTCTATGGCTTGTGGACAAGATACTATTGGTTTTGAGCTGGATGGTGCTTGGAAACATCGAAAAGTACGGGTTGAAACGACCCGAGATGGGTCCGATGGAGCTAAAGAGCGTGAAAGGCAAAACACCAGTGCTTGACATCGGAGCTATGGAGAAGATCAAATCAGGAAAGATCGATGTGGTTCCAGGGATCAAAAGGTTTAACGGAAACCAAGTCGAACTTGTCAACGGAGAACAACTAGACGTGGACTCAGTCGTCCTCGCTACTGGTTATCGCAGTAACGTCCCATATTGGCTACAAGAGTGTGAGTTCTTTGCAAAGAATGGTTTCCCAAAAACAGTATCTGACAACAACGGTTGGAAAGGAAGGACAGGATTGTATGCAGTTGGGTTTACGAAGAAAGGGCTCTCAGGTGCGTCAATGGATGCGGTTAGGATCGCACAAGATATAGGCTCTGTTTGGaaactagaaacaaaacaacctACGAAACGCTCAACGGCTTCTCATCGAAGATGTATCTCTCAACAGTTCtaa